A region of Thermococcus piezophilus DNA encodes the following proteins:
- a CDS encoding sulfide-dependent adenosine diphosphate thiazole synthase, with amino-acid sequence MLKDVEISGAIIEAYMKDLLDNLTLDVAIIGAGPSGMVAAYYLAKGGAKVAIFEKKLSVGGGIWGGAMGFNRIVVEERARKILDEFGINYGEFRPGLYVADAIEVATTIASRTVKAGVKIFNMFEVEDLVVKNDRVAGVVINWTPVKMTGLHVDPLTVEARFVIDSTGHGAQVTQHLLKRGLIEKLPGEGPMWAEIGERLTVEHTGEVFPGLYVTGMAANAVAGAPRMGPIFGGMFLSGRKAAIEIFEKLKV; translated from the coding sequence ATGCTGAAAGACGTCGAGATAAGTGGGGCGATAATCGAGGCCTACATGAAAGACCTGCTCGACAACCTCACGCTTGATGTTGCCATCATCGGTGCTGGCCCATCGGGCATGGTTGCGGCTTACTATCTCGCCAAGGGCGGAGCAAAGGTGGCAATCTTCGAGAAGAAGCTCAGCGTGGGCGGTGGAATCTGGGGCGGCGCGATGGGCTTCAACAGGATCGTCGTGGAGGAGAGAGCCAGGAAGATACTCGATGAGTTTGGGATAAATTATGGGGAGTTCAGACCGGGTCTTTACGTAGCCGACGCGATTGAAGTTGCCACGACGATAGCCAGCAGGACGGTGAAGGCTGGGGTAAAGATATTCAACATGTTTGAGGTCGAGGACTTAGTAGTTAAAAACGACCGCGTGGCTGGTGTGGTCATAAACTGGACGCCGGTGAAGATGACGGGCCTCCACGTGGATCCCCTAACTGTTGAGGCAAGGTTCGTGATTGATTCAACGGGCCATGGAGCTCAGGTAACTCAGCACCTGCTGAAGAGAGGGCTGATAGAGAAGCTCCCGGGGGAGGGCCCCATGTGGGCCGAGATTGGTGAGAGGCTCACGGTGGAGCATACTGGGGAGGTCTTCCCGGGACTGTACGTCACAGGCATGGCGGCAAACGCAGTTGCAGGTGCCCCTAGGATGGGGCCGATATTCGGCGGCATGTTCCTGAGCGGGAGAAAAGCAGCCATTGAAAT
- the thiC gene encoding phosphomethylpyrimidine synthase ThiC has product MHGGGNDQLEEARRGVITEEMKFIAEREGISAEKLRRSVAKGHTVIFRNVRHDWVKPVAVGEVVRVKVNANIGTSRDIVDVEAEIEKAKIAVKYGADTIMDLSTSGDLDEIRKRIMKSVDVPIGTVPIYQAAEEMLAKGKAIIDMTEDDMWRALERHFRDGVDYTTIHVGVTKEVVEKMKRTKRIVGMVSRGGTFLAAWILHWGEENLFYKNYDYLLELAKEYDVVLSLGDGLRPGGLPDAGDELQIAELYTLGRLVRRAREAGVQTMVEGPGHVPIDQIAAQVKLAKIATDNAPFYVLGPIVTDVFPGYDHITAAIGGAIAALNGADFLCYVTPAEHLGLPTVEHVREGVIATRIAAHAVNLTRFEADFKKDYLMSLARGRLNWAKQFELSEDKEMFVEIRKDRPTKTEACSMCGDLCAIKLINDMLRTGEAE; this is encoded by the coding sequence ATACATGGTGGTGGCAATGACCAGCTGGAGGAAGCTAGACGGGGGGTAATTACGGAGGAAATGAAGTTCATAGCGGAGCGCGAGGGGATAAGTGCTGAAAAGCTGAGGAGAAGCGTCGCCAAAGGCCACACCGTCATATTCCGCAACGTAAGGCACGATTGGGTCAAGCCCGTTGCAGTTGGTGAAGTCGTCCGCGTTAAGGTCAACGCCAACATAGGCACCTCGCGCGACATAGTAGACGTCGAGGCTGAGATAGAGAAGGCCAAAATCGCGGTCAAATACGGCGCCGATACCATAATGGACCTCTCAACTAGCGGCGACCTCGATGAAATAAGAAAGCGCATAATGAAGTCTGTGGACGTTCCCATTGGCACCGTTCCCATCTACCAGGCCGCCGAGGAGATGCTGGCCAAGGGAAAGGCCATCATCGACATGACTGAGGACGACATGTGGAGGGCTTTGGAGAGGCACTTCAGGGACGGCGTTGACTACACGACGATACACGTTGGAGTTACGAAAGAGGTCGTCGAGAAGATGAAGAGAACCAAGAGGATCGTCGGCATGGTCTCCCGTGGCGGAACGTTTCTGGCAGCGTGGATACTCCACTGGGGCGAGGAGAACCTCTTCTACAAGAACTACGACTACCTCCTTGAGCTCGCCAAGGAGTACGATGTCGTCCTAAGCCTCGGCGACGGGTTGAGGCCTGGTGGACTGCCCGATGCTGGCGATGAACTGCAGATAGCCGAGCTTTATACCCTCGGAAGGCTCGTTAGGAGAGCCAGAGAGGCAGGAGTTCAGACCATGGTTGAAGGGCCCGGCCACGTTCCGATAGACCAGATAGCAGCCCAGGTGAAGCTGGCCAAGATCGCCACGGATAACGCTCCTTTCTATGTGTTAGGTCCGATAGTTACCGATGTCTTCCCAGGCTATGACCACATCACGGCGGCCATAGGCGGAGCAATAGCCGCTCTAAACGGGGCTGACTTCCTCTGCTACGTCACCCCAGCGGAGCACCTCGGCCTCCCGACTGTCGAGCACGTGAGGGAGGGGGTTATAGCTACCAGGATAGCCGCTCACGCAGTCAATCTAACGCGCTTCGAGGCCGATTTTAAGAAGGATTACCTCATGAGCCTCGCGAGGGGAAGGCTGAACTGGGCGAAGCAGTTCGAACTCAGCGAGGACAAGGAGATGTTCGTCGAGATAAGGAAGGATAGACCGACAAAGACCGAGGCATGCTCCATGTGCGGCGATTTATGCGCGATAAAGCTCATCAACGACATGCTGAGGACAGGTGAGGCAGAGTGA
- a CDS encoding phosphoribosylaminoimidazolesuccinocarboxamide synthase: protein MRLIYCGKTKDVYEDGPYLVFYFKDSLLGEDGREDTGGNEVIGEKPGKGSAVLKQTEFLFSLLERNGIRTHFVERIDERRARFLKAERIPLETIYRFKAYGSFLRKYSGWVESLQELGIVEFTLKDDSLGDPLITEEAILRLGIASEGELEEMKEVTKRVAEILAEFFSAKGLELIDFKLEFGRLNGELLVIDELSGDTMRVMKGGRLLSQEELLEVVE from the coding sequence GTGAGGCTCATCTACTGCGGCAAGACGAAGGACGTTTACGAGGATGGTCCGTATCTGGTCTTTTACTTCAAGGACTCCCTGCTGGGCGAAGACGGCAGAGAAGACACGGGTGGCAACGAGGTGATAGGCGAGAAACCTGGCAAGGGGAGTGCAGTTCTCAAGCAGACGGAGTTCCTCTTCAGCCTGCTGGAAAGGAACGGGATAAGGACCCACTTCGTCGAGCGGATTGACGAGAGAAGGGCGCGCTTTCTGAAGGCAGAGAGGATTCCTCTGGAGACTATATACCGCTTCAAGGCTTACGGAAGCTTTCTCAGGAAATACAGCGGCTGGGTGGAGTCCCTTCAAGAGCTGGGAATAGTCGAGTTCACCCTCAAGGACGACTCGCTCGGTGATCCCCTCATAACCGAAGAAGCAATATTACGGCTTGGTATAGCGAGCGAAGGAGAGCTGGAGGAAATGAAGGAGGTAACGAAAAGGGTCGCCGAAATCCTGGCGGAGTTCTTCTCCGCAAAGGGGCTTGAGCTAATAGACTTCAAGCTGGAGTTCGGCAGGCTGAATGGAGAGCTTCTGGTGATAGACGAGCTCAGCGGCGACACGATGCGCGTTATGAAGGGCGGAAGGCTTTTGAGCCAGGAAGAGCTCCTGGAGGTGGTAGAATGA
- a CDS encoding formate--phosphoribosylaminoimidazolecarboxamide ligase, with product MIISTIASHSSLQILMGVKREGFRTRLYVKPNRKAFYSFIPLVDEIVVTENMREVLGDDGIVVPHGSFVAYLGIETIEKANTKFFGNKRFLKWETSFELQDRALKKAGIPMVEVIEPEEAKPDELYFVRLEGPRGGSGHFLAYGYELEEKIKGLSEPYRIERFTDGVYLYVHFFYSPILNRLELFGIDERLVIADANKRRPFKILPYTIAGNKAVALRESLIPMLYDYGLVFVKAMEELEPPGIIGPFALHFAYDGEFRCIGFASRIDGGSNAKHWYSALYWERPMLMGERIAREIKLALEEDRLEEVVT from the coding sequence ATGATAATCTCCACCATAGCTTCCCATTCCTCTCTTCAGATACTCATGGGGGTAAAGAGAGAGGGCTTCAGAACGAGGCTCTACGTCAAACCGAATAGAAAGGCCTTCTACTCCTTCATCCCGCTCGTCGATGAAATCGTCGTAACGGAAAACATGAGGGAAGTACTCGGTGATGACGGCATCGTCGTACCCCACGGCTCTTTCGTGGCCTACCTTGGCATAGAGACCATCGAGAAAGCAAACACTAAGTTCTTCGGCAACAAGCGTTTCCTCAAGTGGGAAACCAGCTTTGAACTCCAGGATAGGGCCCTTAAAAAGGCCGGCATCCCGATGGTTGAGGTCATCGAGCCCGAAGAGGCTAAGCCAGACGAGCTTTACTTTGTCCGCCTTGAGGGACCGAGGGGTGGAAGCGGGCACTTTTTGGCTTACGGTTATGAACTGGAGGAGAAGATCAAAGGTCTGAGCGAACCCTACAGGATTGAACGCTTCACAGACGGCGTTTACCTCTACGTCCACTTCTTCTATTCGCCGATTTTAAACCGTTTGGAGCTCTTTGGCATTGATGAGCGCCTGGTCATCGCGGACGCAAACAAGAGGCGGCCCTTCAAGATCCTCCCATACACCATAGCGGGAAACAAGGCCGTAGCGCTGAGGGAGTCGCTCATTCCAATGCTCTATGATTACGGATTGGTTTTCGTCAAGGCCATGGAAGAGCTTGAACCTCCCGGTATTATAGGTCCCTTCGCTCTCCACTTCGCCTACGATGGTGAATTCCGCTGCATAGGCTTCGCCTCGCGCATAGACGGCGGCAGCAATGCCAAACACTGGTACTCGGCCCTCTACTGGGAGAGGCCGATGCTCATGGGCGAGAGGATAGCGCGCGAGATTAAGCTCGCCCTCGAGGAGGACCGTCTCGAGGAGGTGGTAACTTGA
- a CDS encoding IMP cyclohydrolase, with amino-acid sequence MRYVGRMLGVGLNNGRPFAFYRLNSRSFPNRRAVIRGNEIYIANQTETDNPYVSYPVVKLLENYAVVSNGLQTVFMAQALEEESPRKALIHVLDALDYERDDYSTPRIAVIVECGKARGWLGFVGREELWVKAIKLEEGKALFTATYNVDGIEELELSFSNAEELAEKVLRLEFSHPVLAIAVVEKEGGWKAAVKP; translated from the coding sequence TTGAGGTACGTCGGGAGAATGCTCGGAGTGGGCCTAAACAACGGGAGGCCCTTCGCCTTCTACCGCCTGAACTCCCGCTCATTCCCTAACAGGAGGGCGGTTATTCGGGGAAACGAAATTTACATAGCCAACCAGACCGAGACTGACAACCCCTACGTGAGCTATCCCGTTGTGAAGCTGCTCGAAAACTACGCGGTCGTGAGCAACGGACTGCAGACTGTCTTTATGGCCCAGGCTCTCGAAGAGGAAAGCCCGAGAAAAGCGTTGATCCATGTCCTCGACGCCCTCGACTACGAGCGTGATGACTACAGCACACCAAGGATAGCTGTCATAGTGGAGTGCGGGAAAGCTAGAGGCTGGCTCGGCTTCGTTGGCAGAGAAGAGCTCTGGGTTAAAGCCATTAAGCTGGAGGAAGGAAAGGCCCTCTTTACCGCGACGTACAACGTCGATGGCATTGAAGAGCTGGAGCTGAGCTTTTCGAATGCCGAAGAACTGGCCGAGAAAGTCTTAAGGCTGGAGTTCTCTCATCCTGTGCTGGCAATTGCGGTGGTTGAAAAAGAGGGTGGTTGGAAAGCGGCAGTTAAGCCTTGA
- a CDS encoding prolyl oligopeptidase family serine peptidase, with protein MEDPYVWMENLQDERVLKLVEEENKRFREFVGELSDELFPEVKELYFLPIVRMAKLTERGTLVMVNEAGRQVVKWLDGDVIVDSKKLEEELGDEVLLQGFTADSEGKRLAYSFSIGGADEGITRIIDLESGKLIEEIRPSVWGIIFLEDGYYFARFYRKEKTPDGMEPPAVRLFFKDESGERMVFGGGLGSGYFINMGKSTDGKWAMVVVTFGWNKAEIYLGLIEEPEKWKKVYSAEVPAQPIDVVDGKIYILTKEGKGLGKVIAIEDGEIEEVIPEGEFPLEWAVIVSDRILAGRLVHASHRLEVYSLNGKKLDEIIFDLPGSLYPLDTDGKKVILRYESFTVPYRLYEFDGELKLLDERKVEGDFQVSEDFAMSGDGTRIHYFLVKGEGGERKAWVFGYGGFNISLTPRFFPQAIPFIRRGGTFVMANLRGGSEYGEEWHRAGMRENKQNVFDDFIAVLGKLKAKGYKVAAWGRSNGGLLVSATLVQRPDVMDAALIGYPVIDMRRFHKLYIGSVWVPEYGNPDDPKDREFLLKYCPYHNVKRQKYPPTLLYTGLYDDRVHPAHAIKFFMKLREVGAPVYLRIETKSGHMGASPETRARELTDLLAFVIKVLGV; from the coding sequence ATGGAGGACCCATACGTCTGGATGGAGAACCTCCAGGACGAGCGTGTTCTCAAGCTGGTTGAGGAGGAGAACAAACGCTTTAGGGAGTTCGTTGGAGAGCTCAGCGACGAGCTTTTCCCAGAGGTCAAGGAGCTCTACTTTCTGCCCATCGTTAGAATGGCAAAGCTGACCGAACGGGGCACGCTCGTAATGGTCAACGAGGCCGGAAGGCAGGTCGTTAAGTGGCTTGACGGTGATGTGATAGTCGATTCCAAAAAGCTTGAAGAAGAGCTCGGTGATGAAGTGCTTTTGCAGGGCTTCACAGCAGATAGCGAAGGAAAAAGGCTCGCCTACAGCTTCTCCATTGGGGGGGCGGACGAGGGGATAACAAGGATAATCGACCTCGAGAGCGGGAAACTCATCGAAGAGATTAGACCTTCAGTTTGGGGAATCATCTTCCTCGAGGACGGCTACTACTTCGCGCGCTTCTACAGAAAGGAGAAGACCCCCGATGGAATGGAGCCGCCGGCGGTGAGGCTCTTCTTCAAGGACGAGAGCGGTGAAAGGATGGTCTTCGGTGGGGGCCTCGGCTCAGGCTACTTCATCAACATGGGGAAGAGCACCGACGGAAAGTGGGCGATGGTAGTGGTGACCTTTGGCTGGAACAAGGCTGAGATATACCTCGGCCTCATAGAGGAGCCCGAAAAGTGGAAGAAGGTTTACTCAGCTGAGGTTCCGGCACAGCCGATAGACGTTGTCGATGGAAAGATCTACATCCTCACGAAGGAAGGAAAGGGCCTCGGAAAGGTCATCGCAATCGAGGATGGCGAAATCGAGGAGGTTATTCCCGAGGGCGAGTTCCCGCTGGAGTGGGCAGTAATAGTAAGCGACAGAATCCTAGCCGGCAGGCTCGTCCATGCCAGCCACAGGCTCGAGGTCTACTCACTTAATGGCAAGAAGCTCGACGAGATTATCTTTGACCTGCCCGGAAGCCTCTACCCACTCGACACCGATGGCAAGAAGGTTATCCTCCGATACGAGAGCTTCACCGTCCCCTACAGGCTCTACGAGTTTGACGGAGAGCTGAAGCTTCTCGACGAGAGGAAAGTTGAAGGTGACTTTCAGGTGAGCGAGGACTTCGCGATGTCGGGGGACGGCACGAGGATTCATTACTTCCTAGTCAAAGGTGAGGGGGGCGAGAGGAAGGCCTGGGTCTTCGGCTACGGCGGCTTCAACATTTCCCTGACCCCGAGGTTCTTCCCGCAGGCGATTCCGTTCATCCGGCGCGGCGGAACCTTTGTAATGGCCAACCTCAGGGGAGGTAGTGAATACGGCGAAGAGTGGCACCGTGCCGGAATGAGGGAAAACAAGCAGAACGTCTTCGATGATTTCATAGCCGTTCTCGGTAAGCTCAAGGCCAAAGGTTACAAAGTGGCCGCATGGGGCAGGAGCAACGGCGGACTGCTCGTCTCAGCGACGCTCGTTCAGAGGCCGGACGTAATGGACGCGGCACTGATAGGCTATCCCGTCATTGACATGCGTCGCTTCCACAAGCTCTACATCGGCAGTGTTTGGGTCCCTGAGTACGGCAATCCCGACGACCCGAAGGACAGGGAGTTTCTGCTGAAGTACTGCCCCTACCACAACGTCAAAAGGCAGAAATATCCGCCAACGCTCCTCTACACTGGCTTATATGATGACAGGGTTCACCCAGCACATGCCATCAAGTTCTTCATGAAGCTGAGGGAGGTCGGCGCGCCCGTTTATCTGCGCATCGAGACCAAGAGCGGCCACATGGGCGCTTCGCCTGAGACGAGGGCGAGAGAATTAACTGACTTGCTGGCGTTCGTGATTAAGGTACTGGGGGTCTAG
- a CDS encoding RAD55 family ATPase — MENTRISTGIPGLDAMLNGGLIPGRTYLVKGAPGTGKTTFAMHFAMAGIANGENVLYVTLEEPADNLRADMIKLGFNLRDPRFTLIDATPTAERYVLVDDFFESFAKNIERMTEAIKQQLRTKHYTRIILDPVTMLKLTATKEIEYRRAFLTFIKTMMRMRTTVLLTSELQRTDIEEYLVSGVIELKAFEVDGRLSRGIKITKFRGSGFDGTIRPYEITDRGIVVHNDRVISSP; from the coding sequence ATGGAGAACACACGGATATCAACTGGTATTCCCGGGCTCGATGCAATGCTAAATGGGGGTCTCATTCCTGGTAGAACATACCTAGTCAAGGGAGCTCCCGGAACTGGAAAAACGACGTTTGCGATGCACTTTGCCATGGCCGGCATTGCCAACGGAGAGAACGTTCTCTACGTGACCTTAGAAGAGCCAGCAGATAACCTCAGAGCGGACATGATCAAGCTGGGATTTAACCTCCGCGATCCCAGGTTCACCCTGATAGACGCGACTCCAACGGCTGAGAGATACGTTCTCGTAGACGACTTCTTTGAGTCCTTCGCTAAGAACATAGAGAGGATGACGGAGGCCATAAAGCAGCAGCTCCGCACAAAGCACTACACCCGGATAATTCTCGATCCCGTAACCATGCTCAAGCTGACAGCGACGAAGGAGATAGAGTACAGGAGGGCCTTCCTGACCTTCATAAAGACGATGATGAGGATGAGGACGACCGTTCTGCTGACATCGGAGCTTCAGAGAACGGACATCGAGGAGTACCTTGTGAGCGGTGTGATAGAGCTGAAGGCCTTCGAAGTCGACGGGAGACTCTCCCGGGGCATCAAGATAACCAAATTTAGAGGGAGCGGCTTCGACGGAACCATCAGGCCGTATGAAATTACTGACAGGGGGATAGTGGTCCATAACGATCGCGTGATTTCTTCACCCTGA
- a CDS encoding ATP-dependent helicase: protein MSEERIRYAVREYNDEEIFEILSEPVREWSKRKFGTFTPPQRYAVIEIHKGENVLISSPTGSGKTLSAFLAAINELILLAKEGKLEDKIYVLYVSPLRALNNDIKRNLEGPLAEIKEVAKELGYELPEIRVGIRTSDTSSYEKSKMVRKPPHILITTPESLAIALNAPKFRERLRTVKYLIIDEVHALAENKRGSHLALSIERLANLAESEFVRIGLSATIHPLEEVAKFVFGFDDEGKPRPGLIVDVSFAKETRIWVESVVEDLIYTDAGTLSDALYKRLAELIREHRTTLIFTNTRNGAERVAFNLKKRYPEFEGLIEAHHSSLSREVRLDVEEKLKRGELKAVVTSTSLELGIDIGTIDLVVLIGSPKSVNRALQRIGRAGHRLHDVSKGVILALDRDDLVEVTVLAHNARNRRLDRVRIPKNPLDVLVQHLLGMALNQIWEVNEAYKLVRRAYPFHDLSYEDFMSVLRYLAGEYAGLAERKVYAKIWLEDGKFGRRGKMTKAIYYMNVGTIPDEAKIRVYTMDKKLIGTVEEEFAERLMPGDIFVLAGRTYEFIKSRGNKIYVIPREGARPTIPAWFSEMLPLSFDLARDVQRFRREVKNLLDKRNAKSLLMKKYGIDERASRAILTYFCEQARYSVIPEDGTVLVEEALGEKRNRYFFHTLIGRRANDALSRAFAYLVSKWEGCNVGIAINDNGFALLLPADKRLSEEDIKALFEIEDLRETLRKALDNTELLKRRFRHVANRGLLILRRYIGRSKRLGRQQVMAVALLKVLKENYPDFPLLKEVYREIMEDKMDVKSAELFLSWVRDGKVKVVIDHNELPSPFAFNLEAIGSSDVVLMEDRRELIKQLHRKIMAMIEASG from the coding sequence ATGAGTGAGGAGAGGATAAGATACGCCGTCAGGGAATACAATGATGAGGAGATATTCGAGATACTGAGCGAGCCGGTTAGGGAGTGGTCCAAGAGAAAGTTCGGCACCTTCACCCCGCCCCAGCGCTATGCGGTCATAGAAATACACAAGGGTGAGAACGTTCTCATATCCTCCCCGACGGGCTCAGGAAAGACCCTCTCCGCTTTTCTCGCTGCCATAAACGAGCTCATCCTCCTCGCCAAGGAAGGAAAGCTGGAGGACAAAATCTACGTCCTCTACGTTTCACCCCTCCGTGCGCTGAACAACGACATAAAGCGGAACCTTGAGGGGCCTCTCGCGGAGATAAAGGAAGTGGCAAAAGAGCTTGGCTACGAGCTGCCGGAGATAAGGGTCGGCATAAGGACGAGCGACACCTCGAGCTACGAGAAGAGCAAGATGGTGAGAAAACCACCCCACATACTCATAACCACTCCAGAAAGCCTCGCCATAGCGCTCAACGCGCCAAAGTTCCGCGAGAGGCTGAGAACTGTAAAGTACCTCATCATCGATGAGGTTCACGCCTTGGCCGAGAACAAGCGCGGTTCTCATCTGGCATTGAGCATCGAGCGCCTGGCAAATCTCGCCGAGAGTGAATTCGTCAGGATAGGCTTGAGTGCGACGATTCATCCACTTGAGGAAGTCGCCAAGTTCGTTTTCGGTTTTGACGATGAGGGCAAACCGAGGCCGGGCCTAATAGTTGACGTCAGCTTCGCCAAAGAGACCAGAATATGGGTCGAGAGCGTCGTCGAGGATTTGATTTACACTGACGCTGGAACCCTGAGCGACGCCCTCTACAAACGCCTCGCCGAGCTGATAAGAGAACATAGAACGACGCTAATCTTCACCAACACGAGAAACGGTGCGGAGAGGGTGGCCTTCAACCTGAAGAAGCGCTATCCGGAGTTTGAGGGACTGATCGAAGCTCATCACTCAAGCCTTTCGCGAGAGGTTCGTCTGGACGTCGAGGAGAAGCTAAAGAGGGGTGAGCTGAAGGCCGTCGTCACTTCGACAAGCTTAGAACTCGGCATTGACATCGGTACAATAGATTTGGTTGTCCTTATCGGTTCGCCAAAGAGCGTCAATAGAGCATTGCAGAGGATTGGAAGGGCCGGTCACAGGCTGCACGACGTGAGCAAAGGCGTCATTTTGGCCCTCGATAGGGATGATTTGGTTGAGGTTACCGTTTTGGCGCACAACGCCCGCAACAGGAGGCTTGACAGGGTTAGAATTCCGAAGAATCCTCTCGATGTTCTGGTTCAGCATTTGCTAGGAATGGCACTGAATCAGATCTGGGAGGTCAATGAGGCATACAAACTGGTAAGGAGGGCATATCCATTCCACGACCTGTCTTACGAGGACTTCATGAGCGTTCTGAGATATTTGGCTGGCGAATACGCTGGCCTTGCAGAGAGAAAAGTCTACGCAAAGATATGGCTTGAGGACGGTAAGTTCGGAAGGCGCGGCAAGATGACAAAGGCAATCTACTATATGAACGTCGGCACCATTCCAGACGAGGCCAAAATCCGAGTTTACACGATGGACAAGAAGCTGATAGGAACTGTAGAGGAGGAGTTCGCCGAGAGGCTCATGCCAGGAGACATCTTCGTTCTCGCCGGAAGAACCTACGAGTTCATCAAGAGCAGGGGCAACAAGATCTACGTTATTCCGCGCGAGGGCGCGAGGCCAACGATACCGGCGTGGTTCTCGGAGATGCTTCCGCTGAGCTTTGACCTTGCCCGGGATGTCCAGAGATTTAGGAGGGAAGTCAAGAACCTTCTAGACAAGAGGAACGCAAAGTCCCTCCTCATGAAGAAGTACGGCATAGATGAAAGAGCCTCGAGAGCAATTTTAACCTACTTCTGCGAGCAGGCACGCTATTCGGTGATTCCGGAAGACGGCACGGTGCTAGTTGAAGAGGCTCTTGGCGAGAAGAGAAACCGCTATTTCTTCCACACGCTCATCGGCAGGCGAGCAAACGACGCTTTAAGCAGGGCCTTTGCCTATCTCGTGAGCAAGTGGGAGGGCTGTAACGTCGGGATAGCGATAAATGACAACGGCTTTGCCCTTCTCCTGCCAGCAGACAAAAGACTGAGTGAGGAGGATATTAAAGCCCTCTTTGAGATTGAAGACTTGAGGGAGACGCTGAGGAAAGCCCTCGACAACACGGAGCTGTTGAAGAGGAGATTTAGACACGTTGCCAATCGCGGACTGCTCATTTTAAGGCGCTACATCGGGAGGAGCAAGAGGCTCGGCAGGCAGCAGGTCATGGCCGTTGCGCTCCTCAAGGTGCTCAAGGAGAACTATCCAGACTTTCCCCTTCTTAAAGAGGTGTACCGCGAGATAATGGAGGACAAGATGGATGTGAAAAGTGCCGAGCTCTTCCTGAGCTGGGTTCGCGACGGGAAAGTTAAGGTTGTGATCGATCACAACGAGCTGCCAAGTCCCTTCGCCTTCAACCTGGAGGCTATTGGCTCGAGCGACGTCGTTTTGATGGAAGACAGAAGGGAGCTCATCAAGCAGCTGCACAGAAAGATAATGGCGATGATAGAAGCATCAGGGTGA
- a CDS encoding glycosyltransferase, whose protein sequence is MLLELVLAVIFLWDGYFFLNYIISLFRNYRTKEWTPKVSLLIPAYNEGERVLKSIKAALGQDYPDFEVIVVDDGSEDNTFEVANSVKDPMLRVYRNEHSGKARALNFGLSKASGEIIVTTDADSELDENALKELVRRFYSNEVLGVGGQVRVMGSSFLERAQDIEHLRIAMFRRAKELEDLSLAPGPIAAFRREALERIGGFVEDIVEDYATTKAIKKLGKVVYAPRARVYTEMHNTLSKLWRQRKRWFLGDLKNLGGGFTKDWAFLLLGDFVALLDILVPPLLLALGRWELFLLWYGFEVITMLVPTVVEEGSLLNALLFPFIVWFWALFYLMLHVYGYVRLLLSRL, encoded by the coding sequence ATGCTCCTTGAGTTGGTCCTCGCGGTGATATTCCTCTGGGATGGCTACTTCTTCCTTAATTACATAATTAGCCTTTTCCGTAATTACAGAACTAAAGAATGGACGCCGAAGGTAAGCCTCCTCATACCCGCCTACAACGAGGGAGAGCGCGTTTTGAAGTCCATCAAAGCCGCTCTCGGGCAGGACTACCCAGACTTTGAGGTCATAGTTGTCGATGATGGAAGCGAGGACAACACCTTTGAGGTAGCCAATTCCGTTAAAGATCCGATGCTCAGGGTTTACAGAAACGAACACAGCGGAAAGGCCAGAGCATTGAACTTCGGTCTCTCAAAAGCCAGTGGGGAGATAATAGTCACCACAGATGCAGACAGCGAGCTTGATGAAAACGCCCTGAAGGAGCTGGTGAGACGCTTCTACTCCAATGAGGTACTTGGCGTGGGCGGCCAAGTACGGGTTATGGGCTCGTCCTTTCTCGAGAGGGCTCAAGATATTGAACACCTGAGGATTGCCATGTTCCGACGCGCTAAAGAGCTCGAGGATTTAAGCCTCGCCCCCGGGCCTATAGCGGCCTTCAGAAGGGAAGCCCTCGAGAGAATTGGCGGCTTTGTTGAGGACATAGTCGAGGACTACGCGACAACCAAAGCCATCAAAAAGCTCGGAAAGGTCGTCTACGCCCCAAGGGCCAGGGTTTATACTGAGATGCATAATACTCTCTCCAAACTCTGGCGCCAGAGGAAGCGCTGGTTCCTCGGCGACCTGAAGAACCTCGGTGGCGGCTTCACCAAGGACTGGGCTTTTCTGCTCCTCGGCGACTTCGTTGCGTTGCTTGACATTCTCGTCCCGCCGCTACTGCTCGCTCTCGGTCGCTGGGAGCTCTTCCTCCTCTGGTACGGCTTTGAGGTTATCACGATGCTCGTGCCAACGGTCGTTGAAGAGGGCTCACTCCTAAACGCGCTCCTGTTTCCTTTCATCGTGTGGTTCTGGGCGCTGTTCTACCTTATGCTCCACGTTTACGGATACGTTAGGCTACTCCTGAGCAGGCTTTGA